The Haloterrigena turkmenica DSM 5511 nucleotide sequence CCGATATCGCGGTTGGCGGTCGGTTCGAGTCCCGTCAGATCGCGTAGTTCGGCCGTACAGAGCGTGCCGACGTTGTGGCTCGTCACGGGGAGGCCGACGTACGCGTCGTCGCTCAATTCGACGTGTTCCGCGTCGATATCGGCGATCAGCGTCCAGCTCTCCCCGTCATTCGAGCCGTACGCCTCGAAGACGTCGCCGCTCCGCTTCAGGCGCAGCCACTCGGCCTCGAGGCTCCCACCGTCGACTTCGCTCTCGTCTTCGCCGCCCGACGTCGTGCTGACCGTATCGACGCCGGCTTCCGGCCGCCACTGGAGCGACGCCTCGCCGCTGGGCGTCCGCCGGAGCATCACGTTCTTCACCGTGGGATCCAGTGACTCCCGGATCATGATGCCGGTCTTCGCGTTGGGGTCAGTGTTCTCGAGCGCGGTGTTTCGCACTTGTACGTCGAAGTCTCCGCTGACGTTGTCGTAGTAGTAGTGGAACGCGTCCGCCGTACTCCAGATGTCCGCACCACCGCCGCGAATCGTGATGATGGTCGCCGCCGCGGCCGTGCCACTGGTAACCGCTGCTGCCGTCAGTCCGAGGCTCCCCGCACCGATCGCTCGCAGGAAGGATCGTCGTTTGTGTGCCATGGTATTACACCACCACCCCCGACAATACCGTCAGTGATATATCTTTTTTCGCAGAAGGTACATTTTTCCGAACGTACAGGTAATCGTTACCGCCTCTGACGGATGAGTTATTCCGCGTGACAAATCCGTCCTCGCTCACTGCGTGTTCGAAAGCGACGGTTCGTCGCGCGAACGCGACGAAACGCGAGTCTCCCGCCCCCGTCGGTCCTACGAGAACTTGGTATTGAGTTCGATGACGTTCGCCGCCCGCTGGACGCTCTCGGCGAGTTCGCCGTGGAGGTAGTCGTCCGTGAACCGACTGGCCGGTCCGGTGACGCTGACGGCGCCGACGACCGACGTCCCGTTCCGAATGGGCGCGGCGACACACCGGAGTCCCTCGATGTTCTCCTCGTCGTCGATCGCGTACCCCCGTTTCGCGGTCGCCTCGAGTTCCTCGTAGAGGCCGGCCCGATCCGTGATCGTTTTCGGCCCTCTCCGTTCGAACGCCGCCTCGCTGACGAGTTCCTCCTGTCTGTCGGAGGGGAGAAACGCGAGGATGGCCTTGCCGAGCGAGGTCGAGTACATCGGCTGTTTCCCGCCGGCGCGCGAGGCCGTCTCGACGGCCTGATTCCCCATCGCCTTGTAGAGATACGACACGTGCCCGTGTTCTTCGATCCCGAACTGCGCGATCTCTCCCGTTTCGTTCGCCAGTTCGTCGACCGCGTCGACGATCACGTCGTAGTTGGCGACCTGAGTGCGGACGTCGTTTGCCATGTCCAGCACCTGGAGACTCAGCCGGTAGCCGTCGTCCTCGCGGACGATGATCTCCTCGCTCTCGAGGGTCTGGAGGTGGCTGTGGATCGTGCTCTTCGAGTGGCCGAGTTCGTCGGCGAGTTCGGTCACGCTGGGCCGGTCGTTCTTCCGGACGGCATCGAGAACGGTAAAGGCGATTTCGACTGATTGGATCCGGCGTCCGGTGCGTTCGTTGGGGGCGTTTGCCATACCGAGACATAGCGGGTTTCTCCCACATAAGTTTGTTCCCCTCTGGGGAACTGTTTCCCGTTGAATCTACTGACAATCGCGTGAGGAAAACCGTTCGTCCGCCACCGTCGGTCGCCGGCATACCGAGTGTCGTGTGGCCGTGTCACTCACTATCAGTCGGTGTTCGACCGCCGATCTCGGTCGAGTGCTCGTTCGGACGGTGTCACTACTCGCGACGAACTCTCGATCAGCATTTCCCACACGCGAACACTCCTAACAGTCCGAATACGGCCTCACATCGGCCTATAATCTCGGTATAGAAATCCCGACGTCACGACACTCGATCGCGACTGCCTTCGGTTTACATACGTATGGATGTCAGAAGAGGTGCCCCTGGTATTACACAGGTACTTTTGTAAAGTTCGGCGAGGGGGAACCAGTGACCGGTCAAATGCAGGTTGACGGCGGTTGTGTCGGTCAGCGTAATCACTGAACGGATCTTTCGAACGCGTTCGCGAGGCTGACTCGAGCGCGCTCGCCGTGCAGCGTCGCGGCTGCAGTCACGCGGCTATCGGTCGGTCTCGGATCGCGGAACGCTGGTGTGTGGCGCCAGAAAGCGAAAATGACGGCTCGTCGGTTTTCGTTCGGTATCTCGAGTCCACTGACCGCGAGAACGAAACGGCCGACCCCTGCGGCATCAGAGAGGACTCGCGGCGGGATCCTCGACGGCCCGTGCCCACTGTGCAAGCCACTCGCCGACTCCCTCGTCGGGAACGTCGAGCGCGTGCGTCGTCTCCTCGAGGTCGGGGTAGCCGCCGACGTCTTCTTGACTGTCGATGATGGCGCCCATGCCCTCGCGGACGTGCTCGAGGATCCGTTCGTCGTGTGCGGTGCGATCGGCGGGGCGGGCGCCGACGCCCGAAAGCACGGTGTCGTAGGCCTGCCCTCCGCGGACCGTTTTCAGGTCGTCGGGCCAGAGGGGGCGCTGGGAGGCCATCGTGATGCCGCCCTCATTTCCGGTCACGGGCATCGACGACGGATCGGTCTCGTTGTACGCGATGTAGGCGGTTATCGGCCCCTTCGCGTCGGTGTAGGTCGTCCCGACGACGGCGTCGTCCGTCGGCGTCCGCGGCCCCGCGCGGTAGTAGTTGCCGACGATGCTCGCGGTCGTCTCGTCGTCGACGCCGCCGCCGAGGTTGAGCGCCCGCTCGAAGTTGTACCCCACGTTGTTCGCGACGACCGAACTCGTGCCGCCCTTGAGCCGGGGGTGGCGAGCGACCGTGTTTGCCCAGAGGTTCCCCGCGATGGTCACCCGCTTGCTGCGATCCATCACCAGCGTCCCGTAGGAGTGGGCGCCCTTCGGGTGGATCGAGTCGTTCAGACACTCCGCGATGAGGTTGTTGCTGAACGTGATGTCCGGCTTCTCGCGGCCGCTGTTGGTCGAGACGCTCTCGTCGGTTCCCCAACTGGCCGAGCAGTGGTCGAAGATGACGTTCGAGCCGCCAGCGTTGCTTAGGCAGTCGATCTCCGAGGGGATCTCGTCGCCGGGGCGAACGCGGATGTGCTGGAGGAGTACGTTATCGGCGTCGACGCGAATTCCGCCTCTGATGATCGTGATACCCGGCGACGGGGCGGTTTGCCCCGCGACGTAGAGCCCGGGCCGATCGACCTCGATAGACGCCCCCTCGAGGTCGACGACGCCGCCGACCTCGAAGACGACGATCCGGGGGCCCCGCCGGTCGATCGCCTCTCGGAGCGATCCCTCGCCGGACCCCTCGAGGCTCGTCACCGTGTACACCTCGGGCTCGGTTTCGGAGAGCCACGAGGCGTCGGCGAACCCGTCGGTCGCACCGACGTGGGAGCTCGCCGACTCGCCGAGGAAACTCGCGTCGAACCCTGCCGAATCCTCGGTAGACGACTCGTCCGTCCCGTTTTCGTCTCCGTTCTCTCCCGCCGGCGTCTCCCCGCTATCGTCCGACTCGCTGCCGGTACAGCCGGCCAGCGTTCCGGTGAGACCGACCCCGGAGAGGGTCAGGAGCGTCCGGCGAGAGCATCGACGTCGATCAGTCGGTTGCGATCGGCTACCGCTCGCTCGATCCATGTCACCGCCGATGAACTACCCGTTCTTAAATCTTAGTGAGACGATACCGCACTGCACTGTTCGATTCCGATCGAACCTGCTAGAATACTAACCGAGTACACAAGTGACGGCCGCTGGTCTGGACCACTACGATGGGTTCGACACTGGCCGACGAGTTCCTTGAGACCGTTCGCCGTCACGCCGATGCGGCGCTGACGGCCGGACGCGACCGGTACGGCGAGCGGGAGACGCCGCTGCTTGCCGACGCGATCGATCCCGGCGCCGAGGCGGCGGTCGCCTACGACGCCCGCGACGTCGCTGCTGATCGGCGCCTTTCGAACGTGGCGACCCAACAGGAGTTCCTCCGGACTCTCGTCGCCCTCAGCCGGATCGACGGCGACGAGCGCTACCGGGACGCGGCCGTCGAAATCGTCGACTGGTTCCTCGAGCACCTCACGGACGCGCGGGGCCTCCCCTACTGGGGCGGCCACGTGGCCTACGACCTCGAGGCGGACGCGCTGGCGACGAATAAGGACGGGCCGCACGAACTGAAGTTCGAGTATCCCTTCTACGATCTGTTCTGGGAGGTCGATCCGGACGCGACGCGACGCTTCGTCGAGGCGTTCTGGGACGCCCACGTCTACGACTGGTCGATCCTCGATTTCAATCGGCACGGCGACCTCAACGAGTGGTGCAACGACGAGTACGACTACGCCGACGGGGAGACGAGCGACGTCCTATCGACGGCCGACGGAGCAATTGATGACCCGTGGGACCGCGCGTACGAGGGCGGCGACGTCTTCTTCTGGGGTGACGGGCTGACCTTCGTCAACACCGGGAGCGACCTCTACTACGCCGCGGGTCGGTTGGCCGAACTCGACGGCGACGCCGGCGATGACACCGACCGCAGTGGCGGCGGTGGCGACGGTGACGGTACCGCCGACGGTCCGCTGCGCTGGGCGCGGCGCCTGGCCCGTCGGTACGTCGAAACGCGCCAGGAGACGGGCATCAGCGGCTACCAGTTCAGCCAACATCCCAGCTACTGCAACGGGCCGGAGATCCGGGGCGACCGGGCCCAGTACCAGTTCGCGCCGTACATCCACGGCGACCACCGCGTCTATGAGGGAACGCTGTTCCGCCCGCGCCCGATCGTCCAGCGCCGCCAACTCGAGCTCGGCGAGCGCCTCGGCGACCGCGGCCGGGAATTCACGCGGTGGGCCGTCGCGGAACTCCGCGCGTGGCGCGAGGCGGCCTACCGTCCGGAGCGAAACGAGTTCGAGCCGATGCTGACCGACGGACACAGTTTGGAGGGGTTCGTCGTCCGCCGCGAGGGCTATTTCGGGCCCAAGGGGCGCGTTATCGGCCCCATCGAGGCCGACGCGGACTTCCTCTGGGCGTACGCGACGGCCGCTCGGACGACGGGCGACGAGACCTGTTGGCTGACGGTCCGCGACATCGCGCGCGGACTGGGTCTGGGCGATATCGGCGCGCTCGACGAGACGGGCGGGAGCGCGGACGCGGCGAATGACGGCGTCGCCCTCGAGATCGGTCCCGACCTCGAGACCGATCCCGACTGCGACGATTTCCGGGCGGTGTACGCGCTGCTGGAACTTCACCGGGCGACGGGACGCGACGCTTACCGCGACGCTGCGGCACGCGTCGGCGAGCGCGTCCTCGAGGCGCGCACGAACGACGACGGGCTGTTTGTCGACGGCGAGGACCGGATCGTCCTCGAGGATCCGGTCCCGCTGGCGCTGTTGCACCTGGCGGCGGCGCTGCGCGGCGATGATCGCGGGAAGCTTCCGACGCCGGTCGGCGATCGACGATCGCCAGAGGGTGGCGTGTAGAGCTGGGCCGGGGACGACCGATGGTCCGAGAGCCGGCAGAATCGTCACCGAATGCCAACCCTTTTGCCGCGTACCGTCCGTGCGAGAGACGTATGCATCAACTCGGTAGTCGTTCGATCGAGGAGATCCCTCGCGTGAAGATCGGATACGTCGGGGGCGGCAGCCAGGGGTGGGCCCACACCCTCATCAACGATCTCGCGCAGTGTGGCGACATCGCCGGATCGGTGGCGCTGTACGACGTCGACCACGAGGCCGCGACGAAGAACGCCGAACTTGGCAATCGGATCGTCGAGCGCGAGGACGCCGACGGCGACTGGACGTTCGAGGCCTACCGCGAGATGGACGACGCGCTCGCGGACGCCGACTTCGTCGTCTGCTCGATCCAGGACCCGCCCGCGGAGACGTTCGTCCACGACATCGACGTTCCCAAACAGTACGGCATCCACCAGCCGGTCGCCGACACCGTCGGTCCCGGCGGGGTCCTCCGCTCGATGCGGGCGATCCCGCAGTACCGCGAGATCGCGGCGACGGTTCGCGAACAGTGTCCCGATGCGTGGGTAATCAACTACACCAACCCGATGACCGTCTGCACTCGGACGCTCTACGAGGAGTACCCCGACATCAACGCGATCGGGCTCTGCCACGAGGTGTTCAAGTTCCAGGAGCAGTTCGCCGACATCGCCGAGCGGTACGTCGACGACGCCGAGGACGTCGCCCGCGAGGAGATCCACGTCACCGTCAAGGGGATCAACCACTTCACGTGGATCGACGAGGCCCGATGGCGCGATACCGACCTGTTCGGCTACCTCGAGGCCGAACTCGAGGAGCGGAAACCGCTGAAGGACTTCGATCCGGGTTCGATGGCCGACGCGTCCTACTGGGTCAACAACTACAACGTCGCCTTCGACCTCTACGACCGGTTCGGCCTGCTCGGCGCGGCCGGCGACCGCCACCTCGTCGAGTTCGTCCCGTGGTACCTCCAGCTCGACGACCCCGAGGACCTCCATCGATGGGGGATCCGGTTCACCCCGAGTTCGGCTCGCCTCCCCGACGACGACGGGCCGACGCAGACCGAGCGGTACCTCTCTGGCGACGAGGAGTTCGAGTTCTACGACTCCGGCGAGGAGGCCGTCGACATCTTCCGGGCCCTGCTGGGACTCGAGCCCGTCGAGACCCACCTGAACTACCCCAACGAGGGGCAGGTCGCGGGGCTGCCCGAGGGCGCCGTCGTCGAGACGAACGCGTTGCTCACCGGCGACGACGTCTCGCCGCTGGCCGCCGGCTCGTTCCCTCGCGAAATCCGATCAATGGTGATGACCCACGTGAACAACCAGGAGACGCTCGTCGAGGCCGGGTTCGAGGGCGACCTCGATCGGGCGTTCCGGGCGTTCCTCAACGATCCGCTCGTCTCGATCGAACGCGACGCCGCCGCGGACCTTTTCGTCGAACTCGTCGACCGCGAACGCGACTACCTCGAGGTGTGGGACCTCGAGGACGCCGACGTCCTCGCGGCGTCGCGCTGAGCGTCGAAACGGCTGTTTGCGACGTCGTCTCGAATCGATGATTCCGACGATAGCGGCGGACTATGAGGCCTCTACCCCTATATTCTCTCTATATACTAGGAAAACAACCATGATAAATTATAAATAGGGATGGTTGTGTGTTACATGACGAACCGTATCACACGGGGAGACATGACACAATCACAAAAGAAGCACCGAGTGCTGCTGTTCGCCGCGATGATGGTGGTATCGATCTTCGCCACACCGGCGATCGCCGCGGGCACAGCCTCGCCGACGAGTACAGTCGAGACGAACGAGCAGACAGCCGAGACGAGCACAGCGGAGTCGATGATGGAGGAAGGGAGCGCGAAACCGCTCACCATCTCCTGGTTCCGCGACGACGGGGACGGTAACGGACCGTACCCCGTTTTGCCGAACGAATACGACGAGGACGACACCGGAATCTCGATGTTCGCCAACGCGGAGGGCGACGCGCACCTGCGCGCTGACGATTCCATCGCGAAGAATCCCAACGGCCAGTGGGACATGGTCACGCTCCACGTCGAGTCGAGCGGACTGGAGGAACTGAACCCGCCCGTTTCCGGCGCCGACAAGGGACTCGTGACCGAGAACTTCGTGAACAACGACGACTGGGACGTCTCGATCACGCAGGCCGACGGTGACAAGGAACTGAACATCGCGGACAACATGGAGGGGTACGAGAACCCCGCTGGCGTCGACGAAGACGTCCCGCCCGTGATGGTCTTCGCCGACACCGACGAGGTCGACGACGACTTCGCCTACGGCGACGAGCCCGACACGGGTCTGCTCGTCTGGGTCGACCCGAACCGCGCGGTTCTCGACGAGAACGGCCAGGAGGCCAGCTTCGAGACCGGCGAGGAGTACACCGTCGAGTTCGACGTCCACGGCCAGACCGAGGCGACGAGCTTCGAGACCGTCGAGGGCGACGTGACCCTCGAGGACAGCTACGAACCCGACAACAAGGTCGGCGAAGAAATCAGCGGTACGTCGACGCTCGCCGGCGGCACCGAGGTCCAGTTGGTCCTCGAGACCGAGGACGGCGAGACGCAGACCGAGACCGTCGAGGTCGAGGGCAACGAGGTCCTCAAGGACACCGACTCCGCGGGGACCATCCCCGCCGGTCCGGTCACCGGGCAGTTCGACCTCTCGGGCATGGAAGGGCAGGAGTTCACCCTGACCGCCTACGCGCCCGGTCCCGAGGACGGGATGGTCGACGGTGAGCCCGCCCGCGACGACGACGTCTACTTCGGCGAGAACCGCATCCAGGTCGCCCAGTCGTCGGGCGTGATTCAGGACGTCATCGATCCCGACTACACGATCGAGAGCGCCAACGCCAGCGACGGCAAGCCGCTGTCGATCCCGTACGGTATCGGCTACGACACGGCCGCCGTGATCGGCGACAACACGGGCGACGGCGAGGTCGCTCAGGACGATTCGGTCGCGCTGGACGTCCAGGGCACCGAGGCCTGGGACCCCGTGGTGCTCCACTACGAGACCAGCGAGTCGGTCTTCGAAGCGATCGACAAATCGCCCGGCGAGAACATCCTCGAGAAGTTCGAGAGTTCGCCGCTCTCGCTCGCAGTCGAGCAGACTAACGGCGACAAGGCGCTCGACCTGAGCGAGGATCCCAGCGGCGTGACCATCGCCCTCGACCGGAACACCGCCGACAGCCGACTCTACAACAGCAAAGAGACGGGGCTCTTCTTCGGGGTCGACCTCAACGAAGTCACTCTCTACGAGGACGGCGAACCGGTCGAGGCCGAACCCGGTGAGACCTACGAAGCGACGCTGACAATCGAGACCGAGGACGGCGTCGAGGAGGAGACCATCGAGTTCGAGACGGTCGAGGGGAACAGCTGGATCGGCAACGAAGAGGGAGAGGTCGAAATTCCGCAGTCCTCGAGCGCCGAGATCCAACTGAACACCGAACTCGCCGCCGGCTTCGAGTGGACGATCACTGCCACGTCCGAGGATGGCAGCCTCAACGTCTCGGAGATGGACCACGAGAACCACGGAAACGGTGACATCCTCGCCGGCAAGGTCGCGGGTTCGACCCCCACTTCGTCGGCCACGATGACGGTCGACACCAGCGACCTCGAGTACGACACCGAACTGGTCATTACGGCCAGCCTCGAGGAGGATCCGCCGAACTCGCCCGTCGAGGTCGTCAACACCACGGGCGTGATCGTGCCGCCGCCGTCGGCCAGCGTCTCCGTCAGCGATCAGGCTGGCGAGGGTGACAGCATCTCCGTCGACGAACTCGACCTGAGCGACGGCGGGTTCGTCTCCGTCCACACTCAATCGGCGTCCGGCCCGACCATCGGCTCGAGTTCGTACCTCGAGGCCGGCACCAGTTCGGACGTCGAGGTGACCCTCGACGAACCGGTCAGCGAGGACACGACCCTCTACGTGCAGGTCCACGAGGACACGAACGGCAACCAGGCGTTCGACTTCCCGAGCGCCGACGACGCTTACACGGACGAGGGAACGCCGGTCACCGCCAGCTTCGAGTACACCTACGAGGGGAGCTCCGACGATGGCGATACCGGTGACGACGAGAGCGGCGACGACGACGGCGACAGCGCCGACGGCGACGACGGCATGCCCGGATTCGGCGTCCCGGCAGTGTTGACCGCGCTGCTCGGTGCCGTCCTCGTCCTTCACCGCCGCGCGTAATCACAGCGAGACCGACCCGCGGTAGCGGATTTTTTCGCGGTCCGTCCGACCGTCGCGAGCCGCGGCGCCGGAGCGACTATTCTCAACAATTAACAATCACAAATACTAAGGTGTGTCAGTCGATACAGGCTGTGTACGATTAGCATATGAACCCCGATAGACGCACATTCATTCGAACAGCCAGTGCAGCGGCCGGGCTCGGTCTCGTCGCCGGTTGCTCGGAGCTGTCGAACGACGAAGAGGAGGAGCCGGACGACGCCGGCGACGCGCCGGAGGTCATCACCATGGAAGCGGCCGGCGCGGACATCTGGAACCAGGCCGACCTGGGTCACTACTACTACACCACCGTGAGCGGCGATTTCGACGTCACCGTCGAGGTCGCCTCGCTCGAGAACGTCAACCCGCACGCGAAGGCGGGGATCATGATCCGCGAGTCGCTCGACGCCAACTCGCGGAACCTGATGGTCCGTAATCGCGCCGGATTCGGGATGTCGCCCCAGTGGCGTCCCCGGGACGGCGCCGCGACGACGAGTACGACCTCAGAGGACGGCGCGCCCCTGAGTCGGATCGATGGCGGTACCATGGAGGGGTCCTGGCAGCGCCTCCAGCGATCCGGCGACACGCTGCGGGCCTACGGCTCCGAGGACGGCGAGGAGTGGACGCTGATGGTCGAACTCACGGCCAACGAGATCGAGTTCAGTGACGAGGTCTACCTCGGGTTGGCGGCGACGAGCCACGACCAGGCCACCGCCACGACCGCGAAGTTCCGCAACTTCGAGGGCGTCGAACCCGACGAGAACGACGATATCGGCGCGCCGCTCGTCGAGGGTAGCGTCTCGGTCGATCAGGTGGCCGTCGCCTCGACGCTCGAGCCGGCCGATATCGGCCCGAACTCGGCGACGCTCAAGGGCGAACTCGAGCACCTCGCCGGTGCCGACTCCGTCGACGTCTTCTTCCGCTACCGCGAGGTAACCGCGGACGAGTGGCAGGAGACCGAGCCGTCGTCGCTCTCGGAGACGGGCGAGTTCGGCATCGACGTCTCGGGACTGGACGCGCGACGCTACTACCAGTTCCACGCCGTCGCCGACGACGGTAACAACGAATCCGCGACCATCAACGATCTGTTCTCGACGACCAGCGGCTCCAGTGGCGGCGCCGGAGACGGGCCCGAGAGCGCTTCCGCGTTCGATCCGAGCGACGGATTCGCCGACGTGGCGCCGTGGCTCGACGACGACACGCCGATCGTCGTCGTCGACGAACCGACGCGAGAGGCCCTCGAGACCGCGATCAGCGTCGACGGTCCGCGCGTCGTCGTCTTCGAGACCAGCGGGACGATCGACATGGAGGCCTCCGACCTCAACGTCCGCAACGGAAAGTGCTGGATCGCGGGCCAGACGGCGCCGTCCCCGGGAATCACGATCATCCGCGGCGGTATCTGGCTCTACGGCGACGACTGTGTCGTCCAGCACCTGCGGGTTCGGCCCGGCGACGCCGGCCAGGAACCCGGCGACGGCTGGGAACCCGACGCGATCCAGACGGCCGACGACAGCACGAACAACGTCATCGATCACTGTACCGGCACGTGGTCGGTCGACGAGAACATCAACGCCGGCTACGACACCGAGAACACCACGATCTCGAACTGTCTGGTCGCCGAACCGCTCAACGACGCGACCCACCACAAGGGCGAGCACGGCTACAACTCGATCATGGGCAACAACGCGAAGAACGTCGCGCTCATGGGCAACGTCTGGGCGCTCGGGACGGACCGCAATCCGCGGCTCAAGACGGGGACCGAGACCGTCGTGGTCAACAACCTCATCCACCACTTCCACGACGGGATGTGGACCGACCCCGACACGGAACACAGCATCGTGGGCAACGTCTTCGAGGACCCCCAGACCGATCAGGCAAACATCATCGGCGATGGGAGCGTGTACGCCGAGGACAACCTCCTCAACGACGGCAGCACCGAGATGATCGAGGACAGCGTCACGCAGCTGAGCTCCCGACCGCTGTGGCCCGACGCCCTCGAGGCGATCGACTCGAGCGAGACCAAGTCGCACAACCTCGCAAACGCCGGTGCACGCCCGGCCGACCGCACCGACCACGACGAGCGCATCCTCGACCGCATCCGCAACGGGAACGGACACGTCATCGACAGCCAGGAGGAGGTCGGCGGCTACCCCTCTCTCGAGGTCAA carries:
- a CDS encoding pectate lyase, which produces MGSTLADEFLETVRRHADAALTAGRDRYGERETPLLADAIDPGAEAAVAYDARDVAADRRLSNVATQQEFLRTLVALSRIDGDERYRDAAVEIVDWFLEHLTDARGLPYWGGHVAYDLEADALATNKDGPHELKFEYPFYDLFWEVDPDATRRFVEAFWDAHVYDWSILDFNRHGDLNEWCNDEYDYADGETSDVLSTADGAIDDPWDRAYEGGDVFFWGDGLTFVNTGSDLYYAAGRLAELDGDAGDDTDRSGGGGDGDGTADGPLRWARRLARRYVETRQETGISGYQFSQHPSYCNGPEIRGDRAQYQFAPYIHGDHRVYEGTLFRPRPIVQRRQLELGERLGDRGREFTRWAVAELRAWREAAYRPERNEFEPMLTDGHSLEGFVVRREGYFGPKGRVIGPIEADADFLWAYATAARTTGDETCWLTVRDIARGLGLGDIGALDETGGSADAANDGVALEIGPDLETDPDCDDFRAVYALLELHRATGRDAYRDAAARVGERVLEARTNDDGLFVDGEDRIVLEDPVPLALLHLAAALRGDDRGKLPTPVGDRRSPEGGV
- a CDS encoding IclR family transcriptional regulator is translated as MANAPNERTGRRIQSVEIAFTVLDAVRKNDRPSVTELADELGHSKSTIHSHLQTLESEEIIVREDDGYRLSLQVLDMANDVRTQVANYDVIVDAVDELANETGEIAQFGIEEHGHVSYLYKAMGNQAVETASRAGGKQPMYSTSLGKAILAFLPSDRQEELVSEAAFERRGPKTITDRAGLYEELEATAKRGYAIDDEENIEGLRCVAAPIRNGTSVVGAVSVTGPASRFTDDYLHGELAESVQRAANVIELNTKFS
- a CDS encoding family 4 glycosyl hydrolase; amino-acid sequence: MHQLGSRSIEEIPRVKIGYVGGGSQGWAHTLINDLAQCGDIAGSVALYDVDHEAATKNAELGNRIVEREDADGDWTFEAYREMDDALADADFVVCSIQDPPAETFVHDIDVPKQYGIHQPVADTVGPGGVLRSMRAIPQYREIAATVREQCPDAWVINYTNPMTVCTRTLYEEYPDINAIGLCHEVFKFQEQFADIAERYVDDAEDVAREEIHVTVKGINHFTWIDEARWRDTDLFGYLEAELEERKPLKDFDPGSMADASYWVNNYNVAFDLYDRFGLLGAAGDRHLVEFVPWYLQLDDPEDLHRWGIRFTPSSARLPDDDGPTQTERYLSGDEEFEFYDSGEEAVDIFRALLGLEPVETHLNYPNEGQVAGLPEGAVVETNALLTGDDVSPLAAGSFPREIRSMVMTHVNNQETLVEAGFEGDLDRAFRAFLNDPLVSIERDAAADLFVELVDRERDYLEVWDLEDADVLAASR
- a CDS encoding DUF1349 domain-containing protein yields the protein MNPDRRTFIRTASAAAGLGLVAGCSELSNDEEEEPDDAGDAPEVITMEAAGADIWNQADLGHYYYTTVSGDFDVTVEVASLENVNPHAKAGIMIRESLDANSRNLMVRNRAGFGMSPQWRPRDGAATTSTTSEDGAPLSRIDGGTMEGSWQRLQRSGDTLRAYGSEDGEEWTLMVELTANEIEFSDEVYLGLAATSHDQATATTAKFRNFEGVEPDENDDIGAPLVEGSVSVDQVAVASTLEPADIGPNSATLKGELEHLAGADSVDVFFRYREVTADEWQETEPSSLSETGEFGIDVSGLDARRYYQFHAVADDGNNESATINDLFSTTSGSSGGAGDGPESASAFDPSDGFADVAPWLDDDTPIVVVDEPTREALETAISVDGPRVVVFETSGTIDMEASDLNVRNGKCWIAGQTAPSPGITIIRGGIWLYGDDCVVQHLRVRPGDAGQEPGDGWEPDAIQTADDSTNNVIDHCTGTWSVDENINAGYDTENTTISNCLVAEPLNDATHHKGEHGYNSIMGNNAKNVALMGNVWALGTDRNPRLKTGTETVVVNNLIHHFHDGMWTDPDTEHSIVGNVFEDPQTDQANIIGDGSVYAEDNLLNDGSTEMIEDSVTQLSSRPLWPDALEAIDSSETKSHNLANAGARPADRTDHDERILDRIRNGNGHVIDSQEEVGGYPSLEVNTASLDEPESGLRAWLREQALAVEQ
- a CDS encoding DUF7282 domain-containing protein; this translates as MTQSQKKHRVLLFAAMMVVSIFATPAIAAGTASPTSTVETNEQTAETSTAESMMEEGSAKPLTISWFRDDGDGNGPYPVLPNEYDEDDTGISMFANAEGDAHLRADDSIAKNPNGQWDMVTLHVESSGLEELNPPVSGADKGLVTENFVNNDDWDVSITQADGDKELNIADNMEGYENPAGVDEDVPPVMVFADTDEVDDDFAYGDEPDTGLLVWVDPNRAVLDENGQEASFETGEEYTVEFDVHGQTEATSFETVEGDVTLEDSYEPDNKVGEEISGTSTLAGGTEVQLVLETEDGETQTETVEVEGNEVLKDTDSAGTIPAGPVTGQFDLSGMEGQEFTLTAYAPGPEDGMVDGEPARDDDVYFGENRIQVAQSSGVIQDVIDPDYTIESANASDGKPLSIPYGIGYDTAAVIGDNTGDGEVAQDDSVALDVQGTEAWDPVVLHYETSESVFEAIDKSPGENILEKFESSPLSLAVEQTNGDKALDLSEDPSGVTIALDRNTADSRLYNSKETGLFFGVDLNEVTLYEDGEPVEAEPGETYEATLTIETEDGVEEETIEFETVEGNSWIGNEEGEVEIPQSSSAEIQLNTELAAGFEWTITATSEDGSLNVSEMDHENHGNGDILAGKVAGSTPTSSATMTVDTSDLEYDTELVITASLEEDPPNSPVEVVNTTGVIVPPPSASVSVSDQAGEGDSISVDELDLSDGGFVSVHTQSASGPTIGSSSYLEAGTSSDVEVTLDEPVSEDTTLYVQVHEDTNGNQAFDFPSADDAYTDEGTPVTASFEYTYEGSSDDGDTGDDESGDDDGDSADGDDGMPGFGVPAVLTALLGAVLVLHRRA